In Tenrec ecaudatus isolate mTenEca1 chromosome 4, mTenEca1.hap1, whole genome shotgun sequence, a single window of DNA contains:
- the LOC142445643 gene encoding olfactory receptor 5AN6-like has translation MATAEGRNRTTVTKFILLGFSEFPKLTLVLFSIFLGIYLLTVFWNLGLSILIKIDSHLHTPMYYFLNKLAFVDICYVSSTTPKMLSDFFQEQKSISFVGCVVQYFFCSSFALIESCLLVSMAYDRYTAICNPLLYTAIMSPTLCLQLLIGSTLTGSLGSLTQLCGLLQLQFCGPNIINHFYCDLAQIMNLSCSDTFYMDILFAVLTVIYGLASVLVIMISYGYIVATILKMSSAEGRSKAFNTCASHLTAVSLFYGSGTFVYLCPNSDGSLSQGKLVSVVYTIVIPMLNPLIYSLRNKEIKDALIRCKRKIFS, from the coding sequence ATGGCAACGGCTGAAGGAAGAAACAGAACTACTGTTACCAAGTTCATCCTCTTGGGATTCTCTGAATTTCCAAAGCTCACACTCGTCCTCTTTTCAATATTCCTAGGCATCTACCTTCTGACAGTTTTCTGGAACCTAGGTCTTAGCATCTTGATCAAGATAGACTCTCAtctgcacacacccatgtactacTTCCTCAACAAACTAGCCTTCGTAGACATATGCTATGTGTCCTCCACGACTCCCAAGATGCTCTCAGACTTCTTCCAGGAGCAGAAATCTATCTCTTTTGTGGGGTGTGTTGTGCAGTACTTCTTCTGCTCTAGCTTTGCTCTGATTGAAAGCTGCCTTCTCGTGTCCATGGCTTATGATCGGTACACTGCCATTTGTAACCCTCTACTTTACACAGCCATCATGTCCCCAACCCTGTGTCTACAGCTGCTGATTGGATCGACCTTAACTGGATCTTTGGGCTCATTAACCCAGCTGTGTGGCTTACTTCAGCTTCAATTCTGTGGGCCAAATATCATTAACCATTTCTACTGTGATTTGGCCCAAATAATGAACTTATCTTGTTCTGATACCTTTTACATGGACATTTTATTTGCTGTGCTGACAGTGATCTATGGACTGGCCTCTGTCCTGGTTATCATGATATCTTATGGTTATATTGTTGCCACCATTCTGAAGATGAGTTCGGCTGAAGGCAGGTCCAAGGCTTTCAACACCTGTGCTTCTCACCTGACAGCAGTGAGTCTTTTCTATGGCTCAGGCACCTTTGTATATTTATGCCCCAATTCTGATGGTTCTCTTAGCCAAGGCAAGCTGGTCTCTGTTGTCTACACTATAGTGATTCCCATGTTAAACCCATTGATCTACAGTCTGAGAAATAAGGAAATCAAAGATGCCCTAATCAGATGTAAGAGAAAgattttctcctga
- the LOC142446294 gene encoding olfactory receptor 5AN6-like: protein MTMAEGRNRTTVTTFILLGFSEFPKLTLVLFSIFLGIYLLTVFWNLGLSILIKIDSHLHTPMYYFLNKLAFIDICYVSSTTPKMLSDFFQEQKSITFVGCAVQYFFCSSFALIESCLLVSMAYDRYAAICNPLLYTAIMSPTLCLQLLIGSTVIGSLGSLTQLCGLLQLQFCGPNIINHFYCDLPQLVNLSCSDTFYMDVLFSLLTVIYALASVLVITTSYGYIVATILKTSSAEGRSKAFNTCASHLTAVSLFYGSGTFVYLCPNSDDSLSQSKLVSVVYTIVIPMLNPLIYSLRNKEIKDALIRCKRKIFS, encoded by the coding sequence ATGACAATGGCAGAAGGCAGAAACAGAACTACTGTTACCACGTTCATCCTCTTGGGATTCTCTGAATTTCCAAAGCTCACACTCGTCCTCTTTTCAATATTCCTAGGCATCTACCTTCTGACAGTTTTCTGGAACCTAGGTCTTAGCATCTTGATCAAGATAGACTCTCATCTGCACACACCCATGTATTACTTCCTCAACAAACTAGCCTTCATAGACATATGCTATGTGTCCTCCACGACTCCCAAGATGCTCTCAGACTTcttccaggagcagaaatccaTCACCTTTGTGGGGTGTGCTGTGCAGTACTTCTTCTGCTCTAGCTTTGCTCTGATTGAAAGCTGTCTTCTCGTGTCCATGGCTTATGATCGATATGCTGCCATTTGTAACCCTCTGCTTTACACAGCCATCATGTCCCCGACCCTCTGTCTACAGCTGTTGATTGGATCGACCGTAATTGGATCATTGGGCTCATTAACCCAGCTGTGTGGCTTACTTCAGCTTCAATTCTGTGGGCCAAATATCATTAACCATTTCTACTGTGACCTGCCACAACTAGTGAACTTATCTTGTTCTGACACCTTTTACATGgatgttttattttccttgctGACAGTGATCTATGCACTGGCCTCTGTCCTGGTTATCACAACATCCTATGGTTATATCGTTGCCACCATTCTGAAGACGAGTTCTGCTGAAGGCAGGTCCAAGGCTTTCAACACCTGTGCTTCTCACCTGACAGCAGTGAGTCTTTTCTATGGCTCAGGCACCTTTGTATATTTATGCCCCAATTCTGATGATTCTCTTAGCCAAAGTAAGCTGGTCTCTGTTGTCTACACTATAGTGATTCCCATGttaaatccattgatctatagtcTGAGAAATAAGGAAATCAAAGATGCCCTAATCAGATGTAAGAGAAAGATTTTCTCCTGA